Proteins from a single region of Streptomyces vinaceus:
- a CDS encoding efflux RND transporter permease subunit: MSWLSRFSLAQRALIGLVSITALLFGAIAIPQLKQQLLPSIDLPMVSVLAPYQGASPDVVEKQVIEPIEATLKGVDGITGITSTASEGNALIMATFDYGDSGTKQLVADVQQAVNRARVRLPAEVDPQVVAGSTDDIPTVVLAVTSDKDQQALADQLSRSVVPVLEDIEGVGQVSVDGVQDLQIAVTPDNAKLAAAGLDGAALAQALQAGGATVPAGSFDEAGKNRTVRVGGGYTSLAQLQELRLGGAGGKPAVRLADVATVTQEPAKAVSLTRTNGKPSLALVLTMDKDGSAVAISDAVKDKLPELRSALGAGAELTVVSDQGPPVAKSISSLTTEGLLGLLFAVLVILVFLASLRSTLVTAVSIPLSVVLALIVLWTRDLSLNMLTLGALTIAIGRVVDDSIVVLENIKRHLGYGEEREAAIIAAVKEVAGAVTSSTLTTVAVFLPIGFVGGMVGEFFGPFSLTVTAALLASLIVSLTVVPVLSYWFLRAPKGVAAGDPGSAAKARREAEEKEARSRLQGFYVRALGLVTRRRIATLAVAVVVLVATFGMAPLLKTNFFDQGEQSVLTVKQQLPPGTSLAASDEASRKVEKALTEIKGVKDYQVTVGSSGFLAAFGGGTGSNQASYQVTLEDSGDSEGVKQRIEDALGKLDGIGDTSISAGGGFGSQNLSVVVKAGQADVLAQAAEQVRAEMATLDDVTDVQSDLSQSVPRISVTATPKAAEAGLNQAALGAIVAQAVRGTPAGKAVLDGTERDIVIKSAHPATTLAELQALPVGPVKLGDVAEVKEVPGPVSMTRIDGARAATVTAKPVGDNTGAIGAELQTKIKALDLPEGATATIGGVSSDQDDAFASLGLAMLAAVAIVFMLLVATFRSLVQPLVLLVSIPFAATGALGLLLVTGTPLGVPAMIGMLMLIGIVVTNAIVLIDLVNQYRAQGLGVVEAVIEGGRHRLRPILMTALATIFALLPMALGVTGGGGFISQPLAVVVIGGLVSSTLLTLLLVPTLYTMIELRKERRRAKREARRTARLTVVPAPDESSDEGSPVKV; encoded by the coding sequence ATGTCCTGGCTGTCCCGCTTCAGCCTGGCCCAAAGAGCGCTGATCGGCCTCGTGTCGATCACCGCACTGCTCTTCGGCGCCATAGCCATCCCGCAGCTCAAGCAGCAGCTGCTGCCGTCCATCGACCTGCCGATGGTGTCCGTGCTCGCGCCGTACCAGGGCGCCTCGCCCGACGTGGTGGAGAAGCAGGTCATCGAACCGATCGAGGCCACCCTCAAGGGCGTCGACGGCATCACCGGCATCACCTCCACGGCCAGCGAGGGCAACGCCCTCATCATGGCCACGTTCGACTACGGCGACAGCGGTACCAAGCAGCTCGTCGCCGACGTCCAGCAGGCCGTCAACCGGGCCCGCGTACGGCTGCCCGCCGAGGTGGACCCGCAGGTCGTGGCCGGCTCCACCGACGACATCCCGACCGTCGTCCTCGCCGTCACCTCGGACAAGGACCAGCAGGCCCTGGCCGACCAGCTCAGCCGCTCCGTCGTCCCCGTCCTGGAGGACATCGAGGGCGTCGGCCAGGTCAGCGTCGACGGGGTCCAGGACCTCCAGATCGCCGTCACCCCCGACAACGCCAAGCTGGCGGCGGCGGGCCTCGACGGGGCCGCCCTCGCGCAGGCCCTCCAGGCGGGCGGCGCGACCGTACCGGCCGGCTCCTTCGACGAGGCCGGCAAGAACCGGACCGTCCGCGTAGGCGGCGGCTACACCTCCCTCGCCCAGCTCCAGGAGCTGCGCCTCGGCGGCGCCGGCGGCAAGCCGGCCGTGCGTCTGGCCGACGTCGCCACCGTCACGCAGGAGCCCGCCAAGGCCGTCTCCCTGACCCGGACCAACGGCAAGCCCAGCCTCGCCCTCGTCCTCACCATGGACAAGGACGGCAGCGCCGTCGCCATCTCCGACGCCGTCAAGGACAAGCTGCCCGAGCTGCGCTCCGCACTCGGCGCCGGCGCCGAACTGACCGTCGTCAGCGACCAGGGCCCGCCCGTGGCCAAGTCCATCTCCAGCCTCACCACCGAGGGCCTGCTCGGCCTGCTCTTCGCGGTGCTCGTGATCCTGGTCTTCCTGGCCTCGCTGCGCTCGACGCTGGTCACCGCGGTCTCCATCCCGCTGTCCGTGGTCCTCGCGCTGATCGTGCTGTGGACCCGCGACCTCTCGCTCAACATGCTGACCCTGGGCGCCCTCACCATCGCCATCGGCCGCGTCGTCGACGACTCGATCGTGGTCCTGGAGAACATCAAGCGCCACCTCGGCTACGGCGAGGAGCGCGAGGCGGCCATCATCGCCGCGGTCAAGGAGGTCGCCGGCGCGGTCACCTCCTCCACGCTCACCACCGTCGCCGTGTTCCTGCCGATCGGATTCGTCGGCGGCATGGTCGGCGAGTTCTTCGGCCCGTTCTCCCTCACCGTCACCGCGGCCCTGCTGGCCTCGCTGATCGTGTCCCTCACGGTCGTACCGGTGCTCTCGTACTGGTTCCTGCGCGCGCCCAAGGGCGTGGCGGCGGGCGACCCCGGGAGCGCGGCGAAGGCGCGGCGCGAGGCCGAGGAGAAGGAGGCCAGGAGCCGCCTCCAGGGCTTCTACGTACGGGCGCTCGGCCTGGTCACGCGCCGCCGGATCGCCACCCTCGCCGTCGCGGTGGTCGTCCTCGTCGCCACGTTCGGGATGGCCCCGCTGCTGAAGACCAACTTCTTCGACCAGGGTGAGCAGAGCGTCCTGACGGTCAAGCAGCAGCTGCCCCCGGGCACCTCGCTGGCCGCCTCCGACGAGGCGAGCCGGAAGGTCGAGAAGGCCCTCACCGAGATCAAGGGCGTCAAGGACTACCAGGTCACCGTCGGCTCCTCCGGCTTCCTGGCCGCCTTCGGCGGCGGTACGGGCTCCAACCAGGCCTCGTACCAGGTCACCCTGGAGGACTCCGGCGACTCCGAGGGCGTCAAGCAGCGCATCGAGGACGCCCTGGGCAAGCTCGACGGCATCGGCGACACCAGCATCTCGGCGGGCGGCGGCTTCGGCAGCCAGAACCTGAGCGTGGTCGTCAAGGCCGGGCAGGCCGACGTCCTCGCCCAGGCCGCGGAGCAGGTCCGGGCCGAGATGGCCACGCTCGACGACGTCACCGACGTGCAGAGCGACCTCTCCCAGTCCGTGCCCCGGATCTCGGTGACCGCCACCCCGAAGGCCGCCGAGGCGGGCCTGAACCAGGCCGCCCTCGGGGCGATCGTCGCCCAGGCCGTACGGGGCACCCCGGCGGGCAAGGCCGTACTGGACGGCACCGAGCGGGACATCGTCATCAAGTCCGCGCACCCGGCCACCACCCTGGCCGAGCTCCAGGCGCTCCCGGTCGGCCCGGTCAAGCTCGGCGACGTCGCCGAGGTCAAGGAGGTCCCCGGCCCGGTCTCGATGACCCGGATCGACGGTGCCCGCGCCGCGACCGTCACCGCGAAGCCGGTCGGCGACAACACCGGCGCGATCGGCGCCGAACTCCAGACGAAGATCAAGGCGCTGGACCTGCCCGAGGGGGCCACGGCCACCATCGGCGGCGTCTCCTCGGACCAGGACGACGCGTTCGCCTCCCTGGGCCTGGCCATGCTCGCGGCCGTCGCGATCGTGTTCATGCTGCTCGTGGCCACGTTCCGGTCGCTGGTCCAGCCGCTGGTCCTGCTGGTCTCGATCCCGTTCGCGGCGACCGGCGCGCTCGGCCTGCTGCTGGTGACCGGCACCCCGCTGGGCGTCCCGGCGATGATCGGCATGCTGATGCTCATCGGCATCGTCGTGACCAACGCGATCGTCCTGATCGACCTGGTCAACCAGTACCGGGCACAGGGCCTCGGCGTGGTCGAAGCCGTCATCGAGGGCGGGCGGCACCGCCTGCGCCCGATCCTCATGACGGCCCTCGCGACGATCTTCGCGCTGCTCCCGATGGCGCTCGGCGTCACCGGCGGGGGCGGGTTCATCTCGCAGCCGCTCGCGGTGGTGGTGATCGGCGGCCTGGTCAGCTCGACGCTGCTGACGCTGCTCCTGGTACCGACCCTCTACACGATGATCGAGCTCCGCAAGGAGCGCCGCCGCGCGAAGCGCGAGGCCAGGCGCACGGCCCGCCTCACGGTGGTCCCGGCCCCGGACGAGTCCTCCGACGAGGGGTCCCCGGTCAAGGTCTGA